Proteins from a single region of Runella sp. SP2:
- a CDS encoding glycosyltransferase yields MDILYFPDWSSHPVVNLSLGIFGAVVVVQLYYILGVFTRLLFRRSTEPPAQLPAVSVVVCAHNELENLRALLPMLNEQDYPNYEVIVMDDRSWDGTVDFAETEAQVWKRVRFLHIEQEYDHVTPKKYAITTAIRSAKHDIILLTDADCRPTTDQWIKGMVACLASDKQIVVGFSPYEKQPGFLNRLIRFETFYVAVQYLSLALAGKPYMGVGRNLMYRKSLFLQNKGFYSHLRVTGGDDDLLMNEIATAQNTAVCLDPDTFMVSIPKSTWAAWYWQKKRHLSVSKYYKFPNKVRLSVLSGTHVLNWMFFIGLGVWGSVSFPPLQLGYIIIIAAIFGIRLLSQWIVLGIASRKLYKSVGWFAIPFMDFVLFIYYIVMSVVMWTNRRKKVRWR; encoded by the coding sequence ATGGATATACTTTATTTCCCTGATTGGTCTTCACATCCCGTTGTTAATCTATCGTTAGGCATATTCGGCGCCGTGGTCGTCGTTCAGCTTTATTACATTTTGGGCGTTTTTACCAGACTGCTCTTTAGGCGCTCTACCGAGCCCCCTGCCCAGCTTCCTGCGGTATCTGTCGTAGTATGTGCACACAACGAACTCGAAAACTTGCGTGCATTGCTCCCAATGCTTAATGAACAAGACTATCCCAACTATGAAGTGATTGTCATGGATGATCGCTCGTGGGATGGCACGGTTGATTTTGCCGAAACAGAAGCCCAAGTATGGAAACGTGTTCGTTTTTTGCACATTGAGCAGGAATACGACCACGTCACTCCTAAAAAATACGCCATCACAACGGCCATACGCAGTGCCAAACATGACATTATTTTATTGACCGATGCCGACTGTCGCCCTACCACCGACCAGTGGATTAAGGGGATGGTTGCGTGTTTGGCTTCGGACAAACAAATCGTTGTAGGTTTTTCCCCTTACGAAAAGCAGCCCGGGTTTCTCAACCGACTTATTCGCTTTGAAACATTTTACGTGGCGGTTCAGTACCTATCCTTGGCCTTGGCGGGAAAACCCTATATGGGTGTTGGGCGAAATTTGATGTACCGTAAATCACTATTTCTTCAAAACAAAGGCTTTTATAGTCACTTGCGGGTAACGGGAGGAGACGACGACCTTTTGATGAACGAAATAGCAACGGCCCAAAACACCGCTGTTTGCCTTGACCCCGACACCTTTATGGTATCTATCCCCAAAAGTACTTGGGCGGCGTGGTACTGGCAAAAGAAACGCCACCTCTCCGTAAGTAAGTACTACAAATTTCCCAATAAAGTTCGGCTATCAGTTTTATCGGGAACACATGTGCTCAATTGGATGTTCTTTATTGGTTTAGGAGTCTGGGGAAGCGTATCGTTTCCACCTTTGCAATTAGGCTATATTATTATCATTGCCGCTATTTTTGGAATACGCCTATTATCCCAATGGATTGTTTTAGGAATTGCTTCGCGTAAGCTGTACAAATCTGTAGGCTGGTTTGCGATTCCATTTATGGACTTTGTTTTGTTTATTTATTACATCGTTATGTCGGTGGTGATGTGGACCAATCGACGCAAAAAAGTACGCTGGCGGTAA
- a CDS encoding helix-turn-helix domain-containing protein, with protein MSQIILNGIALADLLNEFRAIVKDEVVNLATTPLQPTDGKKYLSAKEAADFLGIKQQTLYQNIKRIPHVKKHGKLLFTREGLISYVEQK; from the coding sequence ATGTCTCAAATAATTTTAAATGGAATCGCGCTTGCAGACTTGTTGAATGAGTTTCGCGCTATTGTAAAAGACGAAGTTGTAAACCTCGCCACCACCCCGCTACAACCCACCGACGGCAAGAAGTACCTGTCGGCTAAAGAAGCGGCTGATTTTTTGGGTATCAAGCAACAAACGCTTTATCAGAACATTAAGCGCATACCGCACGTGAAGAAACACGGTAAACTACTCTTTACCCGTGAAGGACTTATTAGCTATGTAGAACAAAAATGA
- a CDS encoding site-specific integrase has protein sequence MATVNLYFDTRATSANEGFIKIVITHNRVKRLYTTGIKTDAKQWEWLPKKGEKRDNRVKDETLLKLYADIYSQPNGFYRRAESIVEALGVNFSFDAFKDAFENWGKEKPAEDTDDVFAALKAKAEAMRKADRIGNASNYELAAKSLRRYVESMGNETRKEFGLPPRHKATKKNEEQPPTVLRFRHITPNLLTDYEHWMLHYGKTPQTSNPKKGNVKATGASLTTVGIYLRHVRAVVNDAIENGILTREAYPFGGNRYVIPAGQNVKKALSKDDVTKILRYECQTDNEQRARDLWVFSYLSNGMNLADVCALRWSDLDSKTNKLTFIRKKTARSKKGNQSKIVAKLFPESWTIIERQGNKDQKSTSYVFPFLNTSMSAERQKAVIHQVVKLTNKWMQRIGQTLQIEGDVNTYAARHSFATILLQSDAPLAFISQSLGHTNLKTTQSYLGSFDDEKTKGYLDALL, from the coding sequence ATGGCAACTGTAAACTTATATTTCGACACCCGCGCCACCTCAGCGAACGAGGGTTTTATTAAAATCGTGATTACTCACAATCGGGTAAAACGACTTTATACGACTGGCATTAAAACAGACGCCAAACAATGGGAGTGGCTACCCAAAAAAGGCGAAAAGCGGGATAACAGGGTAAAGGACGAAACGCTCTTAAAATTGTACGCTGACATTTATAGCCAACCTAACGGTTTCTACCGACGTGCTGAAAGTATCGTTGAGGCATTAGGCGTAAACTTTTCATTTGATGCGTTCAAAGATGCGTTTGAGAATTGGGGGAAGGAGAAGCCAGCGGAGGACACCGACGACGTTTTTGCAGCCCTCAAAGCCAAAGCCGAGGCAATGAGAAAAGCCGACCGTATTGGTAACGCTTCTAACTATGAACTAGCTGCAAAATCGTTGAGACGTTACGTAGAGAGCATGGGCAACGAGACGCGTAAAGAATTTGGTTTGCCTCCGCGCCACAAAGCCACAAAAAAGAACGAAGAACAACCACCGACAGTTTTACGGTTTCGGCACATTACCCCCAACCTTTTGACCGATTACGAACATTGGATGTTGCACTATGGGAAAACGCCCCAAACGAGCAACCCCAAAAAAGGTAATGTAAAAGCGACGGGGGCAAGCCTGACCACCGTAGGTATTTATTTGCGCCACGTTAGAGCGGTTGTAAACGATGCGATTGAAAACGGCATCTTGACCCGTGAAGCTTATCCGTTTGGCGGAAACCGCTACGTAATACCCGCAGGACAAAACGTCAAAAAAGCGTTATCGAAAGACGACGTTACCAAGATACTACGCTATGAGTGCCAAACAGACAACGAGCAACGCGCCCGCGATTTGTGGGTATTTTCGTATTTATCCAATGGCATGAATTTGGCCGACGTTTGCGCTTTACGTTGGAGTGATTTAGACTCCAAGACAAACAAACTAACCTTTATCCGTAAAAAGACGGCACGAAGCAAAAAGGGAAACCAAAGCAAGATTGTCGCAAAGTTGTTTCCTGAATCGTGGACAATCATTGAAAGACAAGGAAATAAAGACCAAAAATCTACTTCGTATGTATTTCCGTTCCTCAATACCTCTATGAGTGCAGAGCGACAAAAGGCAGTGATTCACCAAGTAGTGAAACTCACCAACAAGTGGATGCAACGCATAGGCCAAACACTACAAATAGAAGGCGACGTAAACACCTACGCAGCCCGCCACAGTTTCGCCACTATCTTACTGCAATCTGATGCACCGCTGGCGTTTATTTCGCAATCGTTGGGGCATACCAATTTAAAGACAACCCAAAGCTATCTTGGAAGTTTTGACGATGAAAAAACCAAGGGTTATTTGGACGCGTTGCTGTAA
- a CDS encoding class I SAM-dependent methyltransferase: MDANSYDTIANEYRDSKQLDFRKYIEEYTLEQLLGDVTALNILDLACGEGIYTRKLKKRGAATILGVDVSTRMVELAQEAEAKEPLGCDYLVQDALTMSLERQFDVVVGMYLLNYAQSADDLQQFCHVVYKHLPPSGRFVGFNDNPHNELQHYPNYRKYGFVKESTSQRNEGDFVRYRMFNLDGTEFSFNNFYFHPLTYERAFAKAGFRDFRWQGPFLAPSQASSDYWYEFMTHPPLIGFTAVK, from the coding sequence ATGGACGCTAACTCTTACGACACTATTGCCAACGAATACCGTGATTCGAAGCAATTGGACTTCCGCAAATACATTGAAGAATATACCCTTGAGCAGTTGCTTGGTGATGTAACTGCGTTAAATATTCTTGACTTAGCTTGTGGGGAGGGTATCTACACCCGTAAGCTTAAAAAACGGGGGGCTGCTACCATTTTGGGCGTGGACGTATCCACTCGGATGGTTGAACTCGCGCAAGAAGCAGAAGCCAAAGAGCCTTTAGGGTGTGACTATTTAGTGCAAGACGCGCTAACAATGTCATTAGAGCGGCAATTTGATGTGGTGGTGGGCATGTATTTGCTAAACTACGCGCAATCGGCCGATGACTTACAGCAGTTTTGCCATGTAGTGTACAAACATCTTCCGCCTTCGGGTCGATTTGTGGGATTCAATGACAATCCTCATAACGAACTTCAGCATTATCCTAATTACCGCAAGTACGGTTTTGTAAAAGAATCGACCAGCCAACGAAATGAAGGCGATTTTGTGAGGTATCGAATGTTCAATTTAGATGGGACGGAGTTTAGCTTCAATAATTTCTATTTTCATCCACTTACTTACGAACGTGCTTTTGCCAAGGCAGGTTTTCGGGATTTTCGGTGGCAAGGTCCTTTTTTAGCCCCATCACAAGCCTCATCTGACTACTGGTACGAGTTTATGACTCATCCGCCATTGATTGGTTTCACGGCGGTGAAATAG
- a CDS encoding DUF6934 family protein, whose amino-acid sequence MNQEKYAVDIDNTTQVYEFVSVGSKGAIQKLVQYTPLDENREFFNLGFGDKDPVSGKLNDLTVTNNGDTQKILATVADTVLHFTARYPDVWVFATGSTPARTRLYRMGITNHLNEIENKFEVLGLTNDGWQSFETGINYEAFLVKRKS is encoded by the coding sequence ATGAATCAAGAAAAGTACGCGGTTGACATTGACAATACTACCCAAGTCTATGAATTTGTAAGTGTAGGAAGTAAGGGGGCTATTCAAAAGTTAGTACAGTACACGCCTTTGGATGAAAATAGAGAATTTTTCAATTTGGGTTTCGGTGACAAAGACCCTGTTAGTGGAAAGCTGAATGATTTAACAGTAACCAACAACGGAGACACGCAAAAAATTTTGGCTACGGTTGCAGATACGGTACTTCATTTTACAGCACGTTACCCCGATGTTTGGGTATTTGCCACAGGCAGCACCCCCGCCCGTACACGGCTGTATAGAATGGGAATAACCAATCATTTAAACGAAATCGAAAACAAATTTGAAGTATTAGGACTGACTAACGACGGTTGGCAGTCCTTTGAAACAGGAATAAATTACGAGGCATTTTTGGTAAAACGCAAATCCTAA
- the rsmG gene encoding 16S rRNA (guanine(527)-N(7))-methyltransferase RsmG: protein MEIIEKYFPQLTPSQHDRFARLKDLYALWNAQINVISRQDVENLYERHVLHSLAIAKVVQFAEFANILDVGTGGGFPGIPLAIMFPEAEFHLVDSIGKKIKVVEAVAEALNLTNVRAEHCRAEQADSDYDFVVTRAVARITPLHGWVKNKISRNHVHSISNGVLALKGGDLDEEMSELKRKYKIYNLQEFFEEDFFETKKIVYVPN from the coding sequence ATGGAAATCATCGAAAAATATTTTCCCCAACTCACTCCTTCTCAACACGACCGTTTTGCTCGTTTGAAGGACTTATACGCTCTTTGGAACGCCCAAATCAACGTTATCTCACGGCAAGACGTTGAAAATCTTTATGAGCGCCATGTTTTGCATTCGCTGGCGATTGCCAAAGTGGTACAATTTGCCGAATTTGCCAACATCCTAGACGTAGGTACTGGAGGTGGCTTCCCTGGGATACCGTTGGCTATCATGTTTCCAGAAGCCGAATTTCATTTGGTGGACAGCATTGGCAAAAAGATAAAAGTGGTAGAAGCCGTGGCCGAAGCGCTTAACCTCACCAACGTCCGTGCCGAACACTGCCGCGCCGAACAGGCCGATAGCGACTATGATTTTGTTGTTACGCGTGCCGTAGCCCGAATTACGCCTTTACACGGCTGGGTCAAAAATAAAATTAGTCGCAACCACGTTCATTCTATCTCCAACGGCGTATTAGCATTAAAGGGAGGGGATTTAGACGAAGAAATGAGCGAGCTCAAGCGTAAATACAAAATCTACAACTTACAAGAATTTTTTGAGGAAGATTTTTTTGAAACAAAAAAAATCGTTTACGTCCCAAACTAA
- the tgt gene encoding tRNA guanosine(34) transglycosylase Tgt has product MKFDLVTNDPHSKARAGVVHTDHGAIQTPIFMPVGTAGTVKAVHQRELKEDIKAQIILGNTYHLYLRPGLDILEKAGGLHKFNGWNFPILTDSGGYQVYSLAGTGRKITEEGVKFKSHIDGSLHFFTPESVMDIQRRIGADIIMAFDECTPYPCDFSYARKSMEMTHRWLQRCCDRFDATESKYGYSQTLFPIVQGSTYKDLRRQSAEFIASMGREGNAIGGLSVGEPAEDMYEMTELVCDILPKDKPRYLMGVGTPENILECIALGIDMFDCVLPTRNARHGILYTTQGVINIRNEKWKDDFSPIDETLGGYVSSFYSKSYLRHLIKSEEILGSQIASVHNLTFYLWLVGQAREQILAGTFAQWKNEILKKINQRL; this is encoded by the coding sequence ATGAAATTTGACTTAGTCACCAACGACCCGCATTCAAAAGCCCGCGCAGGGGTTGTTCATACTGACCACGGGGCGATTCAGACGCCTATTTTTATGCCAGTAGGTACGGCGGGAACTGTGAAGGCGGTACACCAACGCGAATTAAAAGAAGACATCAAGGCGCAAATAATTTTGGGAAATACTTATCACTTGTATTTGCGTCCAGGACTGGATATACTCGAAAAGGCAGGAGGGTTACACAAATTTAACGGTTGGAATTTTCCTATTTTGACTGATAGTGGAGGGTATCAGGTGTACTCATTGGCAGGGACGGGGCGTAAGATTACCGAAGAAGGGGTAAAATTTAAGTCGCACATCGACGGCTCTTTGCACTTTTTTACGCCCGAAAGCGTCATGGATATTCAGCGGCGAATCGGAGCAGATATTATCATGGCATTTGACGAATGTACTCCTTATCCGTGTGACTTCTCCTACGCAAGGAAGTCTATGGAAATGACGCATCGCTGGTTGCAGCGCTGCTGCGATCGATTTGATGCGACAGAGTCAAAGTACGGATATAGCCAAACCTTGTTTCCGATTGTTCAAGGAAGTACGTACAAAGACTTGCGGCGTCAATCGGCCGAGTTCATTGCGAGCATGGGGCGAGAAGGAAACGCCATTGGTGGATTATCGGTAGGAGAACCCGCCGAAGATATGTACGAAATGACGGAGTTGGTGTGTGATATTTTACCCAAAGACAAACCTCGGTATTTGATGGGGGTAGGAACACCCGAAAATATCTTAGAGTGTATAGCTCTTGGTATTGATATGTTCGACTGCGTGCTTCCTACCCGCAACGCCCGCCACGGAATTTTGTACACCACACAGGGAGTGATTAACATCCGAAATGAGAAATGGAAGGATGATTTTAGTCCAATTGACGAAACATTGGGGGGGTATGTGAGTTCTTTTTATTCAAAGAGTTACCTTCGCCACCTGATTAAATCAGAAGAAATCTTAGGTTCGCAAATTGCCAGTGTGCACAACCTAACTTTCTACTTGTGGCTTGTGGGTCAGGCTCGTGAGCAAATTTTGGCAGGTACCTTTGCCCAGTGGAAGAACGAAATTTTAAAGAAAATAAACCAGCGGCTTTGA
- a CDS encoding AAA family ATPase: MTTVSVPNNFNLNGVEEEIKKPKAITGYELLKQDNDEIPFLVENVFQSVGLGAVVGSSDTGKSSFLRQLATSIATKQSDFLGWKINAIYDKAIYVSTEDDARAVSFLLKKQELSGVSEELYKNLQFVFDTENLLETLTSLLEESRVDLIVVDAFSDLFNGQMNANNEVRGFLNKYSQLAQTYECLILFLHHTGKRTEQFEPSKNNVIGSQGFEAKMRILIELRQDFMEKNYRHLCVVKGNYLPSEMKTESFVLHFNENMVFTNTTRRVPYSALAKPETNKGDKQDFEALQALIEQGMTQNKAAEQLGIGKAKASRLMKQFKSVS, encoded by the coding sequence ATGACAACTGTAAGTGTTCCCAATAATTTCAACCTCAACGGTGTAGAGGAAGAAATCAAAAAGCCGAAAGCAATAACTGGTTACGAACTATTAAAACAGGACAACGACGAAATACCGTTCTTGGTAGAAAACGTTTTTCAGTCAGTAGGCTTAGGCGCAGTAGTAGGAAGTAGCGACACAGGCAAGTCTAGTTTTTTACGGCAATTAGCTACCAGTATTGCGACAAAGCAGTCTGATTTTTTAGGCTGGAAAATTAACGCTATCTACGATAAAGCGATTTATGTGAGTACTGAGGACGATGCAAGGGCAGTTAGCTTTCTTTTGAAGAAACAGGAGTTGAGCGGAGTATCTGAGGAACTGTACAAGAACCTACAATTTGTCTTTGATACTGAAAACTTACTCGAAACGCTTACAAGCCTTTTAGAAGAAAGTCGCGTTGACTTGATTGTAGTAGATGCTTTTTCGGATTTGTTTAATGGGCAGATGAACGCCAACAATGAGGTCAGGGGCTTTTTAAATAAGTATAGCCAGCTTGCCCAAACGTATGAGTGTCTAATATTGTTTTTGCACCATACTGGAAAACGTACCGAGCAATTTGAGCCGTCGAAAAACAATGTGATAGGGTCACAAGGGTTTGAGGCAAAAATGAGAATCTTGATTGAGTTACGACAAGATTTCATGGAAAAGAACTACCGACACCTTTGCGTTGTGAAGGGTAATTACCTACCAAGCGAGATGAAAACTGAGTCTTTTGTTTTGCATTTCAACGAAAACATGGTTTTTACTAATACCACACGTCGAGTGCCGTATAGTGCGCTTGCAAAGCCTGAAACGAATAAAGGTGATAAGCAAGACTTTGAGGCATTACAGGCGCTTATAGAGCAAGGAATGACCCAAAACAAAGCCGCCGAACAACTCGGAATTGGGAAGGCGAAGGCGAGTCGTTTGATGAAACAATTCAAAAGTGTTTCATAG
- a CDS encoding BT4734/BF3469 family protein: MNVLDNDVSIFANYNTPSTPKATTIRQFLTSTKYQGEVERIRATTDKTERDRLKATLPAITPSGVFSYRAADSLVRHSGLICLDIDYKGNEAIENFFDLKSQLMRIPNVAFCIKSVSGKGYAVGIPIAYPERHSQHFDALKRIFLGLGLMVDRACRDVSRLRGYSYDPDVYLNENANVFELYDEPKEKLNNYVHRSLTSYEAQNDPLQACLKIIQNSIDGERHNALLKAARLAGGYIAVGLLDEAVAVVELVSEFCRRGYDRHYKPLKTIHDGIANGKLAPIIPSK, from the coding sequence ATGAACGTACTTGACAACGACGTTAGTATTTTTGCTAATTACAATACTCCAAGCACCCCAAAAGCCACAACAATACGGCAGTTTTTAACCTCAACAAAGTATCAAGGGGAGGTAGAACGCATACGTGCTACCACTGATAAAACTGAACGTGATAGACTGAAAGCAACCTTGCCCGCAATTACTCCAAGTGGCGTGTTTTCTTACCGTGCCGCTGATTCGTTGGTAAGACACAGCGGCCTAATTTGCCTAGATATTGATTACAAGGGGAACGAAGCAATAGAAAACTTTTTTGATTTAAAGTCGCAATTAATGAGAATCCCTAACGTAGCCTTTTGTATAAAATCAGTATCGGGCAAAGGCTATGCCGTAGGAATCCCCATTGCTTACCCTGAAAGACACAGTCAACACTTTGACGCGCTCAAACGTATCTTTTTGGGGTTGGGACTGATGGTTGATAGAGCGTGCCGTGACGTGTCGAGGTTGAGGGGGTATAGTTACGACCCCGACGTTTATTTGAACGAAAACGCCAATGTATTTGAGTTGTACGATGAGCCAAAAGAAAAGTTGAACAATTACGTACATCGTTCCTTAACGTCTTACGAGGCACAAAACGACCCTTTACAGGCTTGTTTGAAAATTATTCAAAACAGTATCGACGGTGAACGCCACAATGCACTACTTAAAGCAGCACGTTTGGCAGGTGGTTACATTGCGGTAGGGTTATTAGATGAAGCCGTCGCGGTAGTTGAATTAGTGAGTGAATTTTGCAGGCGTGGTTATGATAGACACTATAAGCCGTTAAAAACAATCCACGATGGAATTGCGAACGGCAAATTAGCGCCAATAATACCAAGCAAATAA
- a CDS encoding helix-turn-helix transcriptional regulator: MTAIQKSVNSTEDSELVTQVVPVLFPEQIARAKAILAKHPLPPQIVEAQAAKAKAAELCETLKEYRQRHHLTQTELADKVGMQKEFISRIENGKVDVQLSTFLKIIQGLGLRVMVTE; this comes from the coding sequence ATGACAGCAATACAAAAAAGTGTAAATAGTACAGAGGATTCAGAACTTGTTACGCAGGTTGTACCCGTTCTGTTTCCCGAACAAATAGCCCGTGCCAAAGCGATTTTGGCTAAACACCCTTTGCCTCCGCAAATCGTGGAAGCGCAGGCCGCCAAAGCCAAAGCCGCTGAACTATGCGAAACCCTTAAAGAATATCGCCAACGCCACCACCTCACCCAAACCGAATTGGCCGACAAAGTAGGGATGCAAAAAGAGTTTATTAGCCGCATCGAAAACGGTAAAGTCGATGTTCAACTTTCTACCTTCCTAAAAATCATTCAAGGGTTAGGCTTACGGGTGATGGTGACGGAGTAA
- a CDS encoding OmpA family protein, protein MKKVFLLVTFLVLGTCLLEAQAQYNPKAPYEGPYKMNTWSLGVYAGPSQFYGDLREYDFWPVGTNNFDSQSERGTMHVGLTLGKQLTYLFGARLDVGGGNLKGMKRRIYQSYFNANYFQADVAATVNLKGLLFGPTKMKRWKMDVYGGAGQIWFRSTAYQLGSGRLQRRSDDSPTLRNNITELNKKASAYTQEWVIPVGFTTSYELTKNLDLGLDFRLNNVNTEKLDATVGGDPSAIYDGGEGGRLYQGGTATSFLGTPKGNSALDKYGFFAISLTYKLGKNPLRVEKKNGKWAYDFNALDAGKGFYHLRYTDPKLLVKPPKILSLAEIDSIAKANKPKEIDPRLLIDTDNDGVSDYFDKEPNTPAGSIVTGAGQKIDFDKYVKDALPGMACSEIFANVLFDTDKAIIKPEFYDLLNKVVELMNKTQCRLQMAGHADRRASDRYNVALSERRVNAVKQYLSQAGLKDPNRIVVDAYGAFKPIADNGTVDGLKKNRRVELKLMP, encoded by the coding sequence ATGAAAAAAGTATTTCTGCTTGTCACGTTCTTAGTGTTGGGAACATGCTTGCTTGAAGCCCAAGCACAGTATAATCCGAAAGCTCCTTATGAAGGTCCCTACAAAATGAACACTTGGTCATTAGGAGTTTATGCGGGTCCAAGTCAGTTCTATGGTGACTTGCGTGAGTATGACTTTTGGCCCGTTGGAACGAATAATTTCGATAGCCAGTCGGAACGTGGAACCATGCACGTGGGTCTAACACTTGGCAAACAACTTACCTACCTTTTTGGAGCACGCCTCGACGTAGGCGGAGGAAACCTCAAGGGGATGAAGCGCCGTATTTACCAGTCGTACTTCAATGCAAACTATTTCCAAGCGGATGTAGCTGCAACGGTTAATTTGAAAGGGTTGCTCTTTGGCCCTACCAAGATGAAGCGTTGGAAAATGGATGTTTATGGTGGTGCAGGTCAAATTTGGTTCCGTTCAACGGCTTATCAGTTAGGCTCAGGTCGTTTGCAACGTCGTTCGGATGATTCTCCGACTTTGCGCAACAATATCACTGAGTTGAATAAAAAAGCTTCTGCTTATACGCAGGAGTGGGTGATTCCTGTAGGCTTCACTACTTCATATGAACTGACGAAAAACCTTGATTTAGGTTTGGATTTCCGTTTGAACAACGTAAATACTGAAAAATTAGACGCTACTGTAGGTGGTGACCCATCGGCGATTTATGATGGCGGAGAAGGTGGACGTTTGTACCAAGGAGGAACCGCTACCAGTTTCTTAGGAACACCTAAAGGTAACTCGGCACTTGATAAGTATGGTTTCTTTGCGATTAGCTTGACGTACAAATTGGGTAAAAACCCACTTCGTGTAGAAAAGAAAAATGGCAAATGGGCGTATGATTTCAATGCTTTGGATGCTGGAAAAGGCTTTTACCACTTGCGTTACACCGATCCTAAGTTGTTGGTTAAACCACCAAAAATCCTTTCATTGGCCGAAATCGATTCAATCGCTAAAGCCAACAAGCCAAAAGAAATCGATCCTCGTTTGTTGATAGATACCGACAACGACGGTGTGTCTGATTACTTCGATAAAGAACCAAATACACCTGCTGGAAGTATCGTAACGGGTGCTGGTCAGAAAATTGATTTCGACAAATACGTGAAAGATGCCTTGCCAGGGATGGCTTGTTCAGAAATCTTTGCCAACGTATTGTTTGATACTGACAAAGCCATCATCAAACCTGAATTCTACGATTTGTTGAACAAAGTAGTAGAGTTGATGAACAAAACACAATGCCGCCTCCAAATGGCTGGTCACGCCGACCGTCGCGCATCTGACCGCTACAACGTAGCCTTGTCTGAGCGCCGCGTAAATGCCGTGAAGCAGTACTTGTCACAGGCAGGTTTGAAAGATCCAAACCGCATTGTGGTGGACGCTTACGGTGCATTCAAACCAATCGCTGACAACGGTACAGTAGATGGATTGAAGAAAAACCGTCGTGTTGAATTGAAATTGATGCCATAG